From the Saccharomonospora marina XMU15 genome, the window GGTGTATCCGTTGGCGACCATGGCCTGGTGCGCCGCTTCCTGAACCGCGGGTTTCACGGTCAGTCGCACGTTGCCGCCTCGGGGGTCCCTTCCGGTGATCATGTCGGAGAGCCTGCGCACGAACAGCCTGGGATCGGAGCCGTTGAGGAACTCGTCCTGGGCTCGCTCGAGCCCGCCCGCGCCGTAGAGCACCGAGTAGTAGCCGGTGACCGGCGCGTACAGCGGACCGTTGCTGTAGGTGCGCCGGAACTGCAACGTGTCGTCCGTCGGCTCCACACCGGCCAGCACCTGACCAGCCTCATCGGACACGATCTTGCCGCGCTCGCGGGAGTACTCGTCGAGCAGCACCCGCGCGTTTCGCCCGTCGCTGCGGTAGTCGTCGGCACGGACCACCTGGATGTAGGTGGCGTTGGCCAGCAACAGCGTCACCATGACGAGCATCGCGATGCCGACCTTGCGCAGTGGTGTGTTCACTGCTGCCTACCCCCTTCGCCCACGGCGCCGTCCGGCTGACCTTGTGCGGGTGGACGCTGCACCATCACCGTGTGCGCCTCCGCCAGCGGAGCCTGCGACTGCGGCCGTGGCCGCGCGGGCTGTTGCGGCCGCCGTGCCGCGTCGGAGATCCGCAGTAGCAGCGCGATCAGCACGTAGTTGGCCAGCAACGAGGAACCGCCCGCGGAAAGGAACGGTGTGGTGATGCCGGTCATGGGGATCAGCTTGGTGACACCGCCGACGATCACGAACACCTGCATGATGATCGTGAACGACAACCCGCCGCCGAGGAGCTTGCCGAAGGTGTCGCGCACGGCGAGCGCGCTGCGCATCCCACGCATCGCGAGCAGCAGGTAGACCATCAGGATCGCGCCGAGACCGACGAACCCGAGTTCCTCGCCGAGTGCGGCGGAGATGAAGTCGGTGCTGGCCTCCGGGACGGTTTCCGGCCTGCCGGAGCCGAGACCGGTACCGAACACCCCGCCCGTGCCGAGGCCGAAGAGCCCCTGCGCGATCTGGTACCCGCCGCCCGCGTCGTTGTACGTGGCCAGCGGGTCGATCCAGTTCGCGACGCGCTGCTGCACGTGTGTGAAGAGCTGGTAGGCGATCAGCGCACCGACGAAGAACATGGTCAGCCCGACGACCACCCAGATCACGCGCTCGGTGGCGACGTAGAGCATCATCAGCACGATGCCGAAGAACAGCAACGCGGTGCCGAGGTCCTTCTCGAACACGAGAATGCCGAGGCACACAACGGCCGCGATGATGATCGGGCCGAGGTCGCGTGCTCGCGGCAGTTCCACGCCCATGATGCGCTTGCCCGCCGTCATGAACAGATCCCGCTTCGCCACCAGGAACGAAGCGAAGAAGATCATCAATAGGATCTTGGCGAACTCGCCGGGCTGGATGGAGAAGCCGGGCAGCTTCAGCCACACCTTCGCGCCGTTGACCTCGGAGAGCGAGCTGGGCAGCAGCGCGGGCAACGCCAGCGCCACGATGCCGATCAGTCCGAACGTGTAGGCGTACCGGGTCAGCGTGCGGTGATCCGAGACGATCAGCAGCACACCGAGGAACAGCGCGAGGGCGAGCACGGTGAACAGCACCTGCCGCGGCGCGTTCGACGTGATCTCCTCGCTGAGCGCGAGCGCCTTCTGCTCGCGCGCCAGGTCGATGCGGTAGATCATCACCAGACCCAGGCCGTTGAGCAGTGCCACGCACGGCAGGATCAACGGGTCGGCGTACGGCGCCCAGCGGCGTACGGCGAGGTGCGCGACGGCGAAGATCGCCAGGTAGGCCAACCCGTACCAGATCAGCGAGAATGACAGTTCGCGTTCCTGGTTCGCCTGCACGAGCATGAACGCCGACGTGACGATCACCGCCGCGAAGGCGAGCAGCCCCAGTTCGGTGCCTCGTCTCGTCGGCAACTCCCGTGGCGGGTTGGTGGTGTACACATCGGCCGCCCCCGACATCGCTGCGGGTTGAGCCATCAGTTACCGCCTGCGCTGGGCGCCGGGCGGCAGTCCACGCCCGGTCGCTGTCCGCCCTCCGGCTGTTGTGCCGCTGTCGTCTCGGTCGGTTGCTGCGACGAGCCGCCCTGCTCTATCCCGCCGGGCCCACCGCCCTGCGGCTGGCTGGTGTCGCAGATCTCGAGCATGTTGTTCCGACGGAGGGTGTCGATGTAGTCGCGCGACTCCGACAGCCCGTCACGCTTGACCCCGTTGCGAACCGCGACACGCGCGTCCTGCTGCAGGTCTTGAACCCGCAGCGGCTCGCACAACGACGCACCGGGCGGGCAGGAGCCTTCCGAAACCCGGTGCAGGTCGAAGCCCAGGATGCTGCCGGGAACACCCTGGAAGATGACGACTTCCTGGTTGGTACCGACACCGACGTAGTACTGCCTCAGCACGAAGTAGCGGGTGGCGATCACGGCCGCCGCGAGCAGGATCAGCGCGAGCCCGAAGGCGACGAGCAGCCGGATCCGCTTACGGCGCTTCGCTTTTGGGTCCGGTGCCTGTTCGGCCTGCTCCGGCTGCTGCTGGGGCGGTGGCGGTGGCGCGGTGAGCGCCCTCGCCCGCGCGGCGGGCGAGTCACCCTGGTGGCCCTCGTCGCTGCCGTCGCCCGCGGCACCGCCGACGATGGGTGCGTCCTCACCGAAGTCCACGTCGACGACGTCGGCGATGATTACCGTGACGTTGTCCGTGCCGCCGCCCTTGAGCGCCAGCTCGATCATGCGGTCGGCGCATTCCTGCGGATCGGGGATGCGCATGGCCTCGGCGAGGGTCTCGTTGCTGACCATCCCGGACAGTCCGTCGGAACACAGCAGGTACCGGTCGCCCGCGCGAGCCTCCCGCACGGTGAAGCTGGGCTCCACCTCGTGCCCGGTGAGCGCCTTGAGCAGCAGTGACCGTTGTGGGTGGGTCGCGGCCTCGTCCTCGGTGATGCGGCCCTGTTCGAGCAGTTCGTTGACGAAGCTGTCGTCGCGGGTGATCTGCGAGAACTGCCCGTTGCGTAGCAGGTAGGCACGCGAGTCGCCGACGTGCACGAGGCCGAGTCTCGATCCGGAGAACAGCACGGCGGTGAGCGTGGTGCCCATTCCGTCGAGGTCGGGATCGTTCGCGACGAGTTCGGAGATCGCCTGGTTGCCCTGGTGTACCGCCTCACGCAACTGCGTGACCAGGTCGTCGCCGGGCTCGTCGTCGTCAAGGGGGGCCAGCGAGGCGATGACCACCTTGCTGGCGACCTCACCGGCGGCATGGCCACCCATGCCGTCTGCGAGTGCGAGCAGGCGCGGGCCGGCGTAAACCGAGTCCTGGTTGCTCGAACGGACCAGGCCACGGTCACTGCGGGCCGCGTAGCGAAGGACGAGAGTCATGGGCGAAGCTCGATCACCGTCTTGCCTATCCGGATTGGGACGCCGAGTGGAACTCGGAGGGGTGCAGTGACCTTAGCCCGGTCCAGGTAGGTCCCGTTCGTCGAGCCCAAATCTTCCACATACCACTCGTTACCTCGCAGTGAAAGCCGGGCGTGCCGGGTGGAGGCGTAGTCGTCGTCGAGGACAAGGGTCGAGTCGTCCGCCCGCCCGATCAGAATCGGCCTGCCGTCCAGGGCGATCCGGGTTCCGGCAAGCGCACCATGGGTGACCACCAGTTGCCGTGGCGTCTTGCCACCGCGCGGCCGCTTCTCCTTTCCGCGCCGAAAGCTCGGCACATTGACGCGCAGCCCGGATGCCGCGTAGAGATCCGAGCGCACCACGCGCAACGCGGCGAACACGAACAGCCAGAGCAGCAGAAGAAACCCCGCTCTGGTGAGTTGTACGACCAGCTCCGGCACCTGTTGTGTCAGCTCCCGCCTTTTCGCGCCCATCCCGTGGCGCCGTGCTCTTCTCCTGGTTGGTTCCAGCGACTCGCGGCCCACGGGACCCCCCGCATGGCCGTCATTATGCGGGACGAGCCCGCGTGGGCCATGCGGGATGGGGGAATTGGCCGCCTCAGCCTTGGGTGCGGAACACCAGCGAGGAGTGTCCGACCCTGATGACGTCGCCATCGGCGAGTTGCCAGGTCTGCACGGGCGTCCCGTTGACAGTCGTGCCGTTGGTCGACCCGATGTCGGCAAGAGTCGCGCTCTGGCCGTCCCAGGTGATCTCGAGGTGACGTCGCGACACCCCGGTGTCCGGCAGGCGGAAGTCCGCGTCCTGACCCCGGCCGACGACGTTGCCGCCCTGCTTGAGCGCGTAGGTGCGGTTGGAGCCGTCGTCGAGCTGCAGCATGGCGTTCAGCTGCCTGCCGCCACCAGGTCCGGGCGGTGGGTAACCCTGCTGCCCGTAGGGGTCGCCGCCGGGCGGCGGAGCCTGCGCCGGGTAGCCACCGGGCGGGCTCGGCGGTGCGGCGTAGCCCTGGTCGTAGCCGGGGGCGGGCGGTTGGCCGTAGCCCTGGTCGTAGCCGGGGCGGGCGGTTGGCCGTAGCCCTGGTCGTAGCCGGGGCCGGTGGCTGGCCGTAGCCCTGGTCGTAGCCGGGGGCGGGTGGCTGGCCGTAGCCCTGGTCGTAGCCGGGGGCGGGCGGTTGGCCGTAGCCCTGGTCGTAGCCGGGGGCGGGCGGTTGGCCGTAGCCCTGGTCGTAGCCGGGGGCCGGTGGCTGGCCGTAGCCCTGGTCGTAACCGGGCTGTCCCTGTCCGTAGCCGTACTGGCCCTGCTGGCCGTACGGATCACCCTGGTCGTATTGGCCGTAGCCGCCGGGCTGGCTCATTGGTCGGTCTCCTGCGTCGCTGGGTCGTGCTGACCGTGCCGAAGCCCCGGCGCCATGTTGTTTGACGTCGGGGTCGACGGTCGAGCGGGTCCTGAACTTTCCAGTATGCAGCGCCTCATTGCGCTCGAGCGAAACTACGACGTCACCATAGGTGTCCCAGCCGTGCTCGGCGAGGTGCTGTGCGACTGCTTCGGCGAGCACTCGGGTGACCCGCTGCTCGTCTTCGGCCATCCGGTCGTAATCGGTGGCTCCCAGAGACACGATGTAGTGATTGGGCGCGAGTTTGCGCCCGCCGGCGAGCTCGCGAACGTTGTCCTCACACTCACGCTCCAGTTCATGCGCCACTTCGGCAGTGACGACGTTGCCACCGAATATCCGCGCGAAGGCGTCACCCACGAGCGATTCGAGGCGCCGATCGAAGCGCTGTACGCGTCCCACCGGGCGACCTCCTCCCTCCTGGCTGGCCTTCCGATCGCATCGTATCTGGGATCGGGGCTCGAAACACCGGGGCCGGTGAAACGGGCATCCGGCGCCTGCTACGCTGGTCTGGCTGCTGCGGTTACTCGGGCGAGTGGCGGAATGGCAGACGCGCACGGTTCAGGTCCGTGTGTCCGGAAGGACGTGAGGGTTCAACTCCCTCCTCGCCCACCAGATCACTCATCTCACGCGCATGTCCTCCAAGCTATGAGCGGGCTTGCTCTTCATGGTGACGGTCGCGGGCTCTGGAGCAAACCGCTTGCATGTCGACCGTTCAGGTACGCGCGGTCTGTCAGGAGGCCGTAACTACGCAGCGCGTTCGCGCCGCCCCGTGCCCGCCGCTCCCTGCCGCGCATCCGGCAGTCGCGGCACAACACCTGGCCTGCGACGCCGTGGCAGCAGCTTCACCCATAGTCTTGTGGTCTGGATCAGGTAGGGGCGGGAGGCCTTGTCCATGACAGCACAGTGGTCGGCGCGAACACGGGCGGTCGTCGCCGGACGACCCACCGGTGACACCGAACCGATGAACGTTCCCATCGTCGCTGCAAGCAGCCTCGGTCTGGGCTATTCGAGGGAGGACGGCACCGCTACGTGGGCCGCACTCGAAGCGGCCATCGGCGAACTGGAGGGCGGGACGGCCACCGCGTTCGCGTCCGGGATTGCGACGGTCTCGGCCGTGCTCGACCTGTTCGAGGTGCCGGTGACCGTAGCGGTGCCGGTCGACAGCTACGCGGGCACCCGTGGCGTGCTCGAGCACGGTGAGCGCACCGGTCGCGTGCGGATCGTGCGGGTAGCGCCCGAGGACACCGGCGCGTGGATCGCCGCGGCGGCCGAGGCCGATCTGCTGTGGCTGGAGTCACCGACCAATCCCAGCCTGTACCTCGTGGACATCACCGCCGTCGCGAACGCCGCGGCGGCGCAGGAGCGGCCGCCCAGAATCGTGGTGGACAACACGTTCGCGACCCCACTGGGACAGCAGCCGCTCGCGCTGGGGGCCGACATCGTGGTGCACAGCGCGACGAAGTTCATCGGCGGGCACAGCGATCTCCTGCTCGGCCTCACGGTGACGGCGGAGGAAACCCTTGCCGCAGGCCTGCGCGACGCGCGAACCAGGGGTGGTGCCACGCCTGGTGCGCTGGAAGCCTGGCTGGCGCTTCGCGGGCTGCGCACCCTCGCGGTGCGGTTCACCGAAGCGTCGGAAACGGCCGGGCTGCTGGCTCGGCGGCTGTCCGAGCACCCGGCGGTGACCAGGGTCCGTTACCCGGGTTCTGGCGCGATGCTGGCTTTCGAGGTTGCCGACGCCGAGGCGGCCGACCGGATGTGCGCCAAGCTGCGGCTGATCCGGCACGCCACGAGCCTCGGCGGCGTGGAGAGCACCGTTGAACGTAGAGCCGCGCGGGCCGGTGACTCGCACGTGCCGGGTGGTCTACTCCGGTTGAGTGTGGGGCTCGAGGACCCCGAAGATCTGTGGCGCGATTTGGACTGTGCGTTGTAGTCAGTGAACTAGGGGGGCCATAATTTCACTCGAATGAGTGCCGCTTAACGCTGCTTTGATGCTCTGTGTATGCTCCGCTCTCGCTGGGAAGTCTGATCTTCACTCGAAGCGGGGGAACGAAATAGTCCCGCGCTCTCTGGAATGTGGGCTAAGGAGATTCATGCGCAGCAGAAGAGGCAGAACGGGCGGCAAGGGGGCTGCCAGATTCGGCGCGGTCGTCGCAGGTGTGTCCATCGCCGCACTGCTCGGCGGTGTCCCCGCCGCGGCCGAAGAGGCGCGGGGCAATATCGATACAACGCATGGCACGGCCGGCTATACGGTCAATCTCGGCGACGGCAAGGACCGAAGCACCGAACTGTTCGAGTTGGACCTGGACGGTGGTAACTCGCTGCGGTCCTACTGCGTCGAGATCGACGTCTCCATCGACCCGAAGCGGTCCTTGCGGGAACGGCCGTGGGACGAGTTCCCCAACCCGCATTCGCCCTTCCACGAGAACCGCAACGAGATCAACTGGGTGCTGCACCACGGCTACCCGGCCAACGGCCTGGACGCGCTCGCGGGCGTGCTGACCGACCAGGGCGCCGAACTCCACGATGGTCTGGACGAAAAGGAAGCCATCGCGGCTACCCAGGCCGCCGTGTGGCACTACAGCGACGACGAGGACCTCGACCGCGACGACCCGGCGAAGGGCAAAGGGGCCGACGCCAACGCCGACGCGGACGTGCTCGCGCTTTACGACTACCTCACCGGTGAGGCCAACGTCGGCATCGGCGAGCAGCCCGACCCTGCGCTCGAACTGACTCCCGAGGAGATCGCGGGCAACGCGGGCGAGAAGCTCGGCCCGTTCACTGTCTCGACGACAGGCGACATCACCGGCCTCAGCAGCGAGTTGCCCGAGGGCGTGACGCTGACCGACTCCGAGGGCAACGAACTCGAAGGCGGCGACATCGCCGACGGCACCGAGATCTACGTCGACGTGCCCGCCGACGCGCAGGACGGGGAAGGTTCCTTCGAGCTCGAGGCCAGCGCCCACCTCGACACCGGCAGGCTTTTCGTGAGCGAGGGCTACGGCAAGAAGCCGGCACAGTCGCTGATCGTCGCCGCCTCGCAGCGTACGAAGCTGACGGCGGGCGCGGGAGTGCAGTGGCAGGCCGCGCCGCAGCCGACGACGCCGCCCGAGACCACCACGACCGAGGCGCCGAGCACGACGTCTCAGGTGGCCGCCCCGCCGACGAGCGACGCCTCGGTCTCGCCGCAGGCCAGTGAGGACTCCCTGGCGCAGACCGGGTTCTCCGCGCTGACACCGATCCTGATCGGCGTCGGACTCGTGGGTGCGGGTGTGGCAGCGCTGCTGCTACAGCGCCGCCGCAAGAACGCCTGACGGCCGAGTGGCCATGAGAAGGCCCCTGAAGCCGCGCGGCTTCAGGGGCCTTCTCGGTTGGTTCAGTCCTGCTTCTCGATGGCCTCGGCGAGGGAGAGGATGCGGCGGGCGTTGTCCACATGCAGGTTCTCGATCATCCGGCCGCCGACGGTGACCACACCGAGCCCCTTGGCACGGGCCTGCTCGAACGCGTCGATGATCTCGCGAGCCTGCTCGATCTCCTCTTCCGACGGCGCGAAAACCCGGTTGCAGGGCTCGATTTGCCCGGGGTGGATCAGCGTCTTGCCGTCGAAGCCGTACCGCCTGCCCTGCAGGCACTCGACCTCGAAGCCTTCGGGGTCACGCACGTCGTTGTAGACGCCGTCCAGGATCGCCTTCCCCGCGGCCCGGGCCGCGAGCAGGCACAGCGACAACCCGCCGAGCAGCGGCCCCCTGCCGGGCACGAACTCGGCGTGCAGTTCCTTCGCCAGATCGTTGGTACCCATCACCAGCACGGTCAGCCGCTCGCTGGCCGTGGCGATCTCCTCAGCCCGCAGCATCGCGACGGGCGTTTCCAGCATCGCCCAGATCGTGGTGTGCTCTGGCGCGCCGCCGAGTTCGAGCGCGCGCTCGATGTTCTGCACATCGCGGGCCGAGTTGATCTTTGGGACGACCACGGCCGCCGGACCAGCCTGCGCGGCCGCCCGCAGGTCGGCGTCGTGCCACTCGGTGTCCAACCCGTTGACCCGGATCGTCACCTCTTTCGAGCCGTAGTCACCCGAGGCGGCGGCCGCGCACACCCGGTCCCTGGCTTCCTCCTTGGCCTCCGGCGCGACCGCGTCCTCCAGGTCGAGGATCAGCGCGTCGGCCGGCAGCGTCTTCGCTTTCTCCAGTGCGCGCTCGTTGGCTCCTGGCAGATACAGAACGGAGCGGCGGGGTCTCACGAGAGGGCCTCCTCGGTGGCGGCGTCGTACGCCTTCGCCAGTTCAGGGTCACGTTCGGCAAGGGCATCGGCCAGTTCGGCCACCACCCTGCACTGCTTCACCGAAGCGTCATCCTGCATCTTGCCGTCGATCATCACCGCGCCGGTGCCGTCGCCCATGGCGGCGATCACCTTGCGTGCCCATGCCACGTCCTCGGGCGTGGGGGAGAACACCTTCTTGGCGATGTCGATCTGCGCGGGGTGCAGGCTCCACGCGCCGACACAGCCGAGCAGGAACGCGTTGCGGAACTGGTCCTCGCACGCCACCACGTCACGGATGTCGCCGAACGGTCCGTAGTAGGGCAGGATCCCGTTCAGCACGCAGGCGTCCACCATGCGGGCCACGGTGTAGTGCCACAGGTCCTGCTGGTACGTCGTGCGACCGGCGTGCAGGTCGTCGCCGACCGGGTCGGTGCGAACCAGGTAACCGGGATGCCCACCGCCGACCCTGGTGGTCTTCATCCGGCGGCTCGCGGCGAGGTCGGCGGGCCCCAGTGAGATGCCCTGCATCCGGGGGCTCGCGCCCGCGATCTCCTCGACGTTCGCGACGCCGCTCGCGGTCTCCAGGATGGCGTGAACCAGCAGCGGCCTGCGCAGTCCCGCCCGTGCCTCCAACTGGGCGAGCAGCCGGTCGACGTAGTGGATGTCGGCAGCACCCTCCACCTTCGGCACCATGATGACGTCGAGCTTGTCGCCGATCTCGGTGACGAGGGTGATGAGGTCGTCAAGCACCCACGGCGAGTCGAGGCTGTTGATCCGGGTCCACAGCTGGGTGCCGCCGAAGTCGTTCTCCCTGGCGATGCGCACCAGCCCCGCCCTGGCCGCCTCCTTGCGGTCGGCCTTCACGGCGTCTTCGAGGTTTCCGAGCAGGACGTCGACCTTCTTCGCCAGGTCGGGCACCTTCGTCGCCATCTTCCCGTTGCTGGGGTCGAAGAAGTGGATCATCCTCGACGGCAGCGCCGGGATTTGCCTCGGCGGTTGTGGCGCACCCACGGCCAGGGGTGCGAAGAAGTCCTTCGGCGAGCGCATCGTGCTCCTTGCAGCAATCGGTACTACCGGCCCGTAACCCTAGCCCGGCCGCTGAGGGAACCGCTGCGGCAGATGTCACCTCACAGTCGCATGAGTGAGTGGTCGTTGCCGGGCTTCACCGAGACGGCGCTGCTCGGCGAGGGTGGATTCGGCCGGGTCGTGCTGGCCAGGCGGGACGCCACCGGCGAGCATGTGGCGATCAAGTACCTGTACCCGCGCCACCTCGGCGACCCGGCCAAACTCGCCGAGTTCCGCGCGGAGGCTCACGTGCTGAGCAGGGTGAACAGCCCGCACGTCGCGCGGCTGTACCAGTTCAGTGAGACCGGCCAGGGTGCCGCCATCGTCATGGAGGCGGTGGCGGGGGTGAGCCTGCGCGCGGTGCTGTCCGCGGCGGGCGTGCTGCGGCCCGAGTCGGCGCTCGCCGTGCTGAAGGGCTCGCTGCTGGGGCTCGCCGCCGCGCACGCCGAGGGCATCGTGCACCGCGACTACAAGCCACCGAACGTGCTTGTCTCACCCGACGGGCAGAGCAAGTTGGTGGACTTCGGCATCGCCGTGCTCGCGGGGCAGGCAGGCGCGCCCGTCGGCACTCCCGCCTACATGGCGCCCGAGCAGTGGAGCGGTCTCGCGGTGGGCCCCGCCACCGACGTCTACGCCGCCACCTGCGTGTTCTTCGAGTGTGTCACCGGAAGGCGACCGTACGAGTCCACCGACACCGAGTGGTTGCGCTCGCTGCACCAGCAGGCGCCGGTGCCCTCGCACGCGGCTCCGGAAGCCGTGCGCGGGCTGATCAGCAGGGGCATGGCCAAGGACGCGCGGCAGCGCCCCGCCACCGCCGACCTGTTCGTCGCCGAGTTGGAGGCCGCCGCCAGGTCCGCCTACGGCGAGGACTGGGAACGGCGTGGCAAGGGTTCGCTGGCCGCGCGGGCAGGCGTGCTGCTCGCCGCGTCGCCGCTTGCCGTGCTCGCGGCGAGTTCGGCGGTGGCGCCCGCCACCGGCGCCGTGATGGCGGGCGCGGGCAAGGGCATCGCGGCCGCGGCCGGAGCCAAGATCGCCGCGTCGGTGGTGGCCGCCGCGGTGGTGGCCGCGACGGCGACGGTGGTGGTGGTCACCAACCAGGGCACGGAGGCTCCCCCGGCGGACGGCAGGCCCTCCGTGGAGCAGGTCGCGCTGCAGGCGTCGGTGCGTGAAAGGCAGGAGGACTTCGGCGACTTCACGTTCAGCGGTCAGTACGTGCGGATCAGCGGTCATCCAGACCAGGAGATCCAGCGCAGGGCCAACGAACTGCTGATGGCTCCGCTCGACGACTGGATCGAGCACGCCCGTTCCGGGCTGCTCGGTCCAGACCCGGACGGGCGAGTTCCGGAGGCGACCACGCGGGTGGAGATCCTGCGCCAGGACGAGCGGGTGATCTCCGTGCGGTACAGCCGCTTGATCGCCTCCCCGCAGTTCGGCAACCGCGGAGGCTACGGCTTTCGGCTGGTCACGGTGGATCTCACCACGGGTGGGCCGCTGAACGCGCCGCAGGTGTTCGCCGATGCGGCGAGCAGCGCCGCGGGAGCCTCGCTGCTCGAGGAACCGATCCTGGCGCACGCGGGCGGTAGCTACTGCCCCGGTTCGCCGCAGGTGCAGGCACCGATGTCGCCCCGGTTCCTGACCGAGCCGTACACCGCCGGAGGCGGCGATCCCGCGGTTCAGACCGGCTTCACTGCGGACGGGGTGGAGTTCCTTGTCTACGCCCCGGCCTTCGGGCACGCGATGGCCTGCGACTTCAAGTCCTATGTCGTGCCGTACCGAGAGGTCGAGGCACTGATGACCCGCCACGCCAGGGAAGTGCTGAAGAAGTGATCGCGGCCGAACACCGACACGCTTCGAAGGCGACCGTTCGGCCGGACGTCACCCATCCGGCCGCACCGTCGGGCCGAAGTCCCGAAACCGCCCATCGACCGATCACCGACCGTTCGGCGCCGCCGATCGCAGGTAGGCGCTGAACCCGCAGACCTGCTCCGTTGTCGCTGGTACCTAACTTATGTGCCGTTTGTTCGCGGCACGGAGATACGAATGCGTGGCTCGCACGAGAACGGCAGAGGGAGGCGGACTTCGTGGCGGTAACACGTGGGCAGACCGCGGTGACGAGCGGTTCGAACAGCACCCGGTCGGTCCCCAGCCGTGTCGTGCCGCCTGTCGAGCTTCCGGCGGACCCCGACCGGCTCGCCCGTGAGGCGGCGGCCCGGCTGGGCTGGGACGGGGTCGTGCTCCCGCACCGAAAGCTGTTCGGCAGGCACGTGTCCGTCGTGGCCAGGCTGCGGTCCGAGGCGCACGCCGAGCGGATCGCCATCGGTGTGGAGCCGGTGACCGATCGAGCCACCGTGGCCACCTGGACCTGGCCGGAGTTGGCGCCGACGGCCCCGCCCGCCGCGGTGCGTGTCGTGGGTGTGCTGGCAGTGGCAAGGCATTGGCGCACCGGGATGGCGGCGGCGGTCCCGTTCGCCCGCTACGGCGAGGCGGCCATGGTGCTGCCGACCTCCGCGGCGCTGAGCCACGACTACGTCGACAACTGCCTGCCTCGAGCACGCGCCTACGGTCTGGGTGTGGTGACCGCGGACGAGGACGTCACCATGGAGCTGGACCTGGCTTCCCGCGTCGACCGGATCACGCTCGGCGAGGACCCCGTTTCCCGCTGGATCAACGAGATGGCCTACGAGCAACTGCTCGCACTGGAAGCGCCCGCTCCGGCCGAGTGAACCAGAGCACGACGGATGCGAGTTGTCATAGCCGGTGGTCACGGCAAGATCGCGATGCGACTCGAGAAGCTGCTCGCGGCGAACGGTGACACTGCCGTGGGGATCATCCGCAACCCCGACCACGCGGCCGAGCTCCGTGACGTAGGGGCGCACCCGGTGGTGCTCGATCTCGAACGGGCCGAGGTGGACGACGTCGCCGAGGTGCTTTCGGGCGCCGACGTGGCCGTGTTCTCGGCCGGTGCCGGTCCCGGTAGTGGTGCCGTGCGCAAGGACACGGTGGACCGTGCGGCGGCCGTACTGTTCGCGCGCGCCGCCGAACGCGCCGGTGTGCGTCGCTTCGTGCAGGTCGGTTCCATGGGAGCGGGCAGACCCGTCGACGCCGAGCAGGTGGGCGAGGTGTCCGCGGCCTACCTGCGTGCGAAGGCCGCGGCCGAGCGGGACCTGCGCGAGCGGGAACTGGATTGGACCATTCTGCGGCCGGGCAGGCTCACCGACGAGCCGGGTACCGGGCTCGTCAAGCTCGCCGACGAGGTGGAGCGGGCGGACGTGCCCCGTGACGATGTCGCGGCGGTGCTGTTGCGGTTGCTCGCCGACTCCGCCACCGTGGGCCGCACTCTGGAGTTGACCTCCGGAAACACGCCGATCGAGGAGGCCGTGGCGCGCCTGTGATCGCGCTCGCGACACCGTTGCCACCTCAACCG encodes:
- a CDS encoding FtsW/RodA/SpoVE family cell cycle protein, which codes for MAQPAAMSGAADVYTTNPPRELPTRRGTELGLLAFAAVIVTSAFMLVQANQERELSFSLIWYGLAYLAIFAVAHLAVRRWAPYADPLILPCVALLNGLGLVMIYRIDLAREQKALALSEEITSNAPRQVLFTVLALALFLGVLLIVSDHRTLTRYAYTFGLIGIVALALPALLPSSLSEVNGAKVWLKLPGFSIQPGEFAKILLMIFFASFLVAKRDLFMTAGKRIMGVELPRARDLGPIIIAAVVCLGILVFEKDLGTALLFFGIVLMMLYVATERVIWVVVGLTMFFVGALIAYQLFTHVQQRVANWIDPLATYNDAGGGYQIAQGLFGLGTGGVFGTGLGSGRPETVPEASTDFISAALGEELGFVGLGAILMVYLLLAMRGMRSALAVRDTFGKLLGGGLSFTIIMQVFVIVGGVTKLIPMTGITTPFLSAGGSSLLANYVLIALLLRISDAARRPQQPARPRPQSQAPLAEAHTVMVQRPPAQGQPDGAVGEGGRQQ
- a CDS encoding PP2C family protein-serine/threonine phosphatase; protein product: MTLVLRYAARSDRGLVRSSNQDSVYAGPRLLALADGMGGHAAGEVASKVVIASLAPLDDDEPGDDLVTQLREAVHQGNQAISELVANDPDLDGMGTTLTAVLFSGSRLGLVHVGDSRAYLLRNGQFSQITRDDSFVNELLEQGRITEDEAATHPQRSLLLKALTGHEVEPSFTVREARAGDRYLLCSDGLSGMVSNETLAEAMRIPDPQECADRMIELALKGGGTDNVTVIIADVVDVDFGEDAPIVGGAAGDGSDEGHQGDSPAARARALTAPPPPPQQQPEQAEQAPDPKAKRRKRIRLLVAFGLALILLAAAVIATRYFVLRQYYVGVGTNQEVVIFQGVPGSILGFDLHRVSEGSCPPGASLCEPLRVQDLQQDARVAVRNGVKRDGLSESRDYIDTLRRNNMLEICDTSQPQGGGPGGIEQGGSSQQPTETTAAQQPEGGQRPGVDCRPAPSAGGN
- a CDS encoding FHA domain-containing protein FhaB/FipA codes for the protein MPELVVQLTRAGFLLLLWLFVFAALRVVRSDLYAASGLRVNVPSFRRGKEKRPRGGKTPRQLVVTHGALAGTRIALDGRPILIGRADDSTLVLDDDYASTRHARLSLRGNEWYVEDLGSTNGTYLDRAKVTAPLRVPLGVPIRIGKTVIELRP
- a CDS encoding trans-sulfuration enzyme family protein, giving the protein MTAQWSARTRAVVAGRPTGDTEPMNVPIVAASSLGLGYSREDGTATWAALEAAIGELEGGTATAFASGIATVSAVLDLFEVPVTVAVPVDSYAGTRGVLEHGERTGRVRIVRVAPEDTGAWIAAAAEADLLWLESPTNPSLYLVDITAVANAAAAQERPPRIVVDNTFATPLGQQPLALGADIVVHSATKFIGGHSDLLLGLTVTAEETLAAGLRDARTRGGATPGALEAWLALRGLRTLAVRFTEASETAGLLARRLSEHPAVTRVRYPGSGAMLAFEVADAEAADRMCAKLRLIRHATSLGGVESTVERRAARAGDSHVPGGLLRLSVGLEDPEDLWRDLDCAL
- a CDS encoding thioester domain-containing protein — its product is MRSRRGRTGGKGAARFGAVVAGVSIAALLGGVPAAAEEARGNIDTTHGTAGYTVNLGDGKDRSTELFELDLDGGNSLRSYCVEIDVSIDPKRSLRERPWDEFPNPHSPFHENRNEINWVLHHGYPANGLDALAGVLTDQGAELHDGLDEKEAIAATQAAVWHYSDDEDLDRDDPAKGKGADANADADVLALYDYLTGEANVGIGEQPDPALELTPEEIAGNAGEKLGPFTVSTTGDITGLSSELPEGVTLTDSEGNELEGGDIADGTEIYVDVPADAQDGEGSFELEASAHLDTGRLFVSEGYGKKPAQSLIVAASQRTKLTAGAGVQWQAAPQPTTPPETTTTEAPSTTSQVAAPPTSDASVSPQASEDSLAQTGFSALTPILIGVGLVGAGVAALLLQRRRKNA
- a CDS encoding HpcH/HpaI aldolase/citrate lyase family protein — translated: MRPRRSVLYLPGANERALEKAKTLPADALILDLEDAVAPEAKEEARDRVCAAAASGDYGSKEVTIRVNGLDTEWHDADLRAAAQAGPAAVVVPKINSARDVQNIERALELGGAPEHTTIWAMLETPVAMLRAEEIATASERLTVLVMGTNDLAKELHAEFVPGRGPLLGGLSLCLLAARAAGKAILDGVYNDVRDPEGFEVECLQGRRYGFDGKTLIHPGQIEPCNRVFAPSEEEIEQAREIIDAFEQARAKGLGVVTVGGRMIENLHVDNARRILSLAEAIEKQD